GTGATGACGGTGGTCAACGTCGAGGGCCTGCTGGGCAAGATCGGGGTCCGGTCCGACAGCATCAAGTCCGGCGAGGTCAAGGACATCGGTTCGGCCACCCGCACCATGACCCCGCAGGAGCGGGCCCTGCTGGAGGGGGTCATCCGGAGCTACTCACAGCGCTTCCTGGACCTGGTGCGGCAGCACCGCCCGCAGATGACCGAGGAGGCGATCCGGACCATCTCCGACGGCCGCATCCTGACGGCGGAGCAGGCGCTGGAACTCGGCATGGTGGACAGGATCGGCTACTTGGATGAGGCCATCGAGGAGGCCTGCCGGCTGGCCGGCATCGAGACGGCCGAGGTCGTTCTCTACCGCCCCTTTCCGCACTACAACGAGAACATCTACGCCCGTGCGCCGTCCGGCGGGGCCGGCGCGCCACTGTCCGCCATGGACCTGCTGAGCTGCCCCGTGGGGCCGCTCTACCTGTGGGCCCCCGGGTTGTAGATACCGTGCCCGGAGGCTGAGCGGTGTGCGACGGACGGGGCAGAGCCATCTGCGCTGATCGTGAGGAGGGGCGATGGAAGCGGTTGGCGCGAGGGCAAAGAAGTAGTTACCCCAGGTTCGGCCCGTCAGAGGCGCTCTGGGGTGGTTGGAGGTCGACAACTACCCGGTGCGGGCGGTCTGGAACTCGATCCTGGCCGGGATCGTCTATCAGCATCCGTCGGTGGAGAGCCTGCGGCGGGACAAGCTGCGGAGCCTGGTGGCCGCCTGAGGGCGGCACCGGCTCCGGGGCCAGCTCGCGCCGATCCCCTCCGCCCGGGCCCCACAGCGCAGATGGCTCGGGCAGTTGACAGGTGACGGGTGCGGCCTGTGTAATGGTCATGCGCGTGAGCCGCCCGGTGCGGCCGGGACGTGGATTCGGAGGGGGAGATATGCCGCTTGTGGAGTATCGCTGTGAGGACTGCGGGCACGTCACGGAGATCCTCGTGAGGGTCTCGGAGGACCAGGCTCCGCCCTGCCCCGAGTGCGGCAGTGCGCGTACGCGCCGGCTGATCTCCTCGTTTGCCGCGCGCGTGGCGCCCGGCAAGCCCGTCGGCCGTTGCGAGACATGCCCGCACGACTCATGCCCGATGCGCTGAACGGCGCCGCACGACAGCCGTGTCCGTCTGCGTTGTCGTTTCTGAGGAGCCGTCCATGGCCGGCGAGTCGATACGCCCCTGTGCGAAGCAGGATGCCCCTGCCGTCGTGACGATGTGGAACGACGCCCTGATGCGGGAGGCGGCGGGCCACGAGTGGTACCTGGCGGCGCACCGGCTCACCGTGCCGGCGCTCGAACAGGTGGCGGCGCATCCGAACTACCGGGCCGACGGGGGCCTGGTCTGCGAGGTGGACGGCGAGGTGGTCGCCTACGGCCGGGCGGCCGTTCGGCACGTCCCCGCGTTTGAGGGCCAGGACCTGAGCGCGCTTCCGGCGTACCTGGAGGGGTTCGTCGTGGATGAGCGCTGGAGGGGACGGGGCATCGGCGGACGCATCCTGACGCAACTGGAGGCCTTCGCGCGGAGCAGCGGCAGAGACGCCGTCCAGATGAACTGCTTCTGGTCGCCGATCCGGCCGATGTCGCTGCTGCCCGGCTCCACGGGCTACGGCTTCCTTCTGCGGCGCGGCTACGAGGCGCTGCCGCCCGAGATGCAGTTGCGGCTGACGTTCGAGGGTGCCGGATTCGATCACAAGGCCCGTCAGGGGCGCCAACGGCTGCGCGAACAGGGCCTGGACCTCCGGTACTACGAGGATGCCGACCGGGCGTCCTTCGAGGAGCTTCTCCGCGGGCATTTCCTCGCGTGGTGGCACGACCTGTACGGGCCGAACCTGGATCGGCCGACGCCGCACGGCGTGCTCGTGGCGCTCGACGGGCGGCGGGTCGTCGGGTTCATCGGGTTCGTGCACGTGAAGGACGACGGGACGGCGGACTTCACCCCCGGCGTGCACCCCGACTACCGCCGGCGGGGCATCGCCACCGCGCTGCTGGACATGTGGGCCGCCGAGGTGCAGCGCCTGGGGGCCGTCCGGAGCGAGATCGCCACCAATGTGGAGAACGCCGCTCGCCACATCTACTTCGAGATGGGCTACGAGAAGATCGGGGAGTTCTCCTCTCGGCTGACACGGAAGCTGGATTGACGCGCACTCGGCGCGCCGAGTCACGAGTGAGAAACGGAAGCACGTATGAGCGAGCGAAGGTGCCTGGTCGTCTTCTACTCCCGTACGGGGAACACGCGCCGGGTCGGCGTGGAGGTTGCACGGCAGCTCGGCTGCACGGTGGACGACCTGACGGACGTCAAGCCCCGCGGCGGCATGCTCGGCTTCGTGAAGGGTGGGATCGACGCGGCGCGGAAGAGGCTGACGCAGGTCGCCGGCGTCGGGCACGACCCGGGGGAGTTCGATCTGGTCGTGATCGGGACGCCCGTCTGGGCCGGCACGATGGCGCCGGCCGTGCGCACGTATCTGGCGGAGCGGAAGGACCGCCTTCCCGAGGTGGCGTTCTTCCTGACAACGCGCAGCACCGGGGTGGAGAAGACCTTCCGGCACATGGAGGAGGCGTGCGGAAAGCGCCCGAAGGCCACGCTCGATCTGCGCGAACGCGACGTGCGCAAGGGCGATCCGTCCGAGGCAATCGGCGCGTTCGTCGCCGCGCTAAGCGCCGAGCCGAACGAGGGACGCCCCGCGCCGTAGGCATGCCACGAGGCGAACGCGCGGCTGCGGCGCTTTTACCCCGGCCCGTCCGGTGAGGCGTCCGGGTCGTTGCGGAAGTACTCGCCCACCGCTTCCTCGAACTGCTGCGCGGTCAGGCCGGCCCATTCGATGATGGGCCGTTCGAGCAGAGCGCGCGTCTCCTGCGAGATGCGTCCGCTCTGAGCCAGTTCGCGTCCGGCCTGTCCGAGCGAACCCCGCAATGCCTCCCATGGTTCCGCCAGCATCGGCGTGCCTGAGAGAGTGTCCAGGAATCCGCCCGCGGCGAGGCAGACGGGCTCCACGCCCAGGCGACGGAACTTGAATCGCAGAGCGTCGAAGGACGACTCGTCCGCGAAGCCGCAGTTCGACAGGACAAGCCACCTGACCGTCCCGGCGCCGGCCTGCAGCGGGTGGCGGCCCTCTGCGTCTCCGTTGCGGCCCAGCCACGGCTGTGCGGTCGGCAGGAGCCGCTCCAGGAAGGCCTGGACGCGTGCCGGCACGCCGAGGATATGGAGCGGGAAACCGAGCACGAACACGTCCGCCGCCGCCAGTCGTTCGAGCATGGCGGCGCCGCCGTCGCGCAGTATGCACCTGCCCGGCGTCCTGGTCCAGCAACTGAAGCAGCCGGTGCAGGGCCGCACGTCCAGGTCGTCGAGGTAGACGTACTCGACCTTCGCGCCCCCCGCCCGCGCCGCGTCCAGCATGGGCCGCAGCAGGATCTCGGTGTGGCTCTCCGCCTTGCGGGGACTGCCGTTGACGGCCAGTATCCTCATGAGCCCTCCGTACCTGCTCGTGCACAGACGCCGGTCGGGTCAGGGCAGGCGGGCCGGCGGGCCGGCCATGAACGCCTGCATGAAACCATTCACGAGGCTCGAAAGCGCCTCCACCGGGACGACCAGCCGTGCCTGGAGCCTGCCCGCATCGTCCACGGCCGCCGCCAGGCCGACTCCGGGGGCGGGCGCGAAGCGCAGGTTCCGGCCGAACGGGAGGAACGGCATGCCGGCATTCTCCATGGCGGAGGCCAGGGCGCGCACGTAGGCGCCGATGAGCCCTCCCAGATCGACGTAGCCGACCACGGCCGGTTCGGCGGGCATGCCCGCCATGGCCGCCTTGAACTCCGGCCGGCCGGCCAGCGACGAGAGGCTGCCGTCGAGCGCCGCCTTGAGGCCGTCCAGGGCGCCGGAGCCCTGCCAGACCATCCAGGCTTCGTCCACGAACGCCGAATACGCCCTCAGGTCCGGTCCCATCATCGCGGCCATCATCTCCCGCTGCATCGCTACGGCCTGGGCGGCTTCGGGCTGACCCGTCTCCTCGAACTGGAGGTCGTAGTCCCATTCTGCGATGGTGTGGCCGGCGTGCGTCGCCGCGTCCGGAGTCATGGCGACCCGCGTCGTGACGCCGGTGCGGGCCTGCCTGGCGACATCTTCGACGAGCGGCAGAAGGGACTGGAAGACCTCCTGAGCGCGTGCGGCATCCTTCACGCCGGCAACGTTGACGGGGACCAGGAAGCCTTGCGGCGAGACGGCGATCGCCGTGGCGAGGCGGCCGTCCATCACGGCGAGCATCTCCGTCACCTTCTCCCGGATGCGGGCGAGCGACTCGGCGGCGGACTCGTCGGACCCCGCCAGAGCACTCAGGAGCCTCATGTACAGGTCGAGGGTGGGGGCCGGATCGCCGACGTGAGCGGCGAAGACGGCCACCGCACCGGCCGGCAGGGAGCCCATAAAGTCCAGGGCGCGCCCCTCGACGGTCGTCAGGTGCGCGGCCAGTGCGCTGCCCACGACCGGCTGCACGCTCTTCGTCACGACGATCGCGTCCGGGGCCAGGGTGAGCGTGGCCTCGACGACCTCGACCTGGGTGGCGGCGGCCTCGACCGTTGCGATGGCCATCCGCCCCATGTCCAGGTTCACCTGCGCCTGCCGGGGCAGGTGAACGGCCGCCCGGTCGATCTCTCCGCGGAGCATCTCGAACGGGTTGCGTCCCTGTTCGTCCAGTGCGCCGACGAGATCGCGGATCCGCACGGCGACTCCGGCGTCGGCCTGTGGGAAGAACGACTTCCCGGCCAGTGTGCCGTCCGCCACGAGGCTGCCCACGGCGCGCACTCCGTCGGGGTTGCGGCCCAGCACGACACGGTCATCGACGATCATGATCGCCAGCGGCCGAGCCGGGCCGGCATCCCACACGTTCTCGTCGAAGGCGTTCAGGGGGTCCTCCTCGTACAGGTGCAGATTGCCGTCCGTCTCGCCCCCGTGCAGGTTCTGCGGCAGGGCGTCCAGGTAGCGGTCGGCATCCAGGACACCGAAGGTGAAGACGGGGGCCGCCACGTCCCCATCCCGGCAGGTCACCAGGAGCAGCGGGGCGCTGAGGTCCAGCACGGACGGGTCGTCGGTCCTGGCCGGCCCGCTCAGGGCGGTGCGGAGCGAACTGAACGGGGCGCCCGGTACCAGGCGCCGGAGCAGGTTCTGGAGCTTCTGCTCGGCCTGCGCGAGATCGGTCACCTCGACGAGCGCCGGTACGTTGGCGGGCAGCGAGGGCCGTTCGGCTGCGTTCACGGGCAGCATCAGGCAGGCGATCAGGGCCGGCAGTGCGCGAAACAGGACCTTCTTCATGGTCGGTACCTCTCGCCAGAGACACGGACGGCCGTTGGCGACGGCTCCTGACCAATGATACGCGCCGGAATGCGGGTGTATTCGCCGGTTGGGGGCCGCCGTCACTCGCCGCGCACAGGATACCAGACCGGGTGCTCCGCCACCAGAGCGGACGTTCGGAATCATCGCACAGATATTTGTGCTGCGGCCCTCTGTCACCATATAATGCTGAGGCTGGCTCAGGAGACCACCGCATGACCGACGCTATGCCGGAGAAGTTCGGCAAGTGCAAGATCGTCAAGGAGCTGGGCCATGGTGCAACGGCGTACGTGTATCTGGCCCGGCATGAAGTGCTGGACATGCCCGTGGCGGTCAAGGTCCTCCGGAGGGGGCTCAGCGAGCGCAAGCCTCATTATGCCGAGCGCTTTTTGCGCGAGGCGAAGATGGCCGCCTGGCTGGACCACCCGAACATCGTGCGCGTGATCGACTGCGGCGTGGAGCACGGCCACCACTACATGGTGATGGACTACGTGGACGGGCCGAACTGCCTGCGGCTCCTGGGCGACCGCCCGAGCGGCATGGAGTGGCGGGAGGCGGTCGAGGTGGCCCTTCAGGTGGCCGACGCTCTGGCGTACGCCGTCTCGCGCGACGTGATCCACCGGGACGTGAAGCCCAGCAACATCATGATCGACAGCACGGGGCGCGCGCGCGTGACCGACCTGGGCCTGGCCAAGCTGACCATCAAGGGGATGGCCGCCCTGACGCAGGAGCTGCACACGGTCGGCACGCCGAACTACATGAGCCCGGAGCAGATCAAGTCGTCCAGCGACCTGGACCTCCGCGCGGACATCTACTCGCTGGGCGCTTCCCTCTATCACATGGTCTGCGGGTCGCCGCCGTTCAACGGCAAGACGGCGATGGAGGTCGTGGCCATGCACGTGGGGGCGCCCCTGGAGCCGCCGTTCCGGCGCCGTCCCGGGCTGCCGCGGTCGCTCTCCAGCGTGATCTGCAAGATGATGGCCAAGGCGCCGGGGGACCGGTACCAGGACTACGCATCCCTGACGGGCGACCTCCGGAACCTCCTGGCGGGCAAGGAGACGTCCGCTGCCGACTTCCACGAGACGGCCCTGCCGGTGCGGGACGACGAACTGCGCGACATCCTGGACCAGTTGCAGTTCTCCGCCGGGCTCGACATCGAGACGGAGGAACAGGCGCCCCACGAGGACGGCGCCGAGGTCGGCCAGGAGAGAGACGCGCTGGGCAGCTCCGATATCTCTCCGTTCGGGCCCGAGGACTACTCCGCCTACGTCCCGCCCCCGGAGGAGTCATCGGCCAGCACGCTGCTCCAGCAGGCGCGCGACCGGCGGCGCGAACTGATCATCGGCCTGATCATCGCGGGTGCGTTCGTCGTCATCGTCGCCATCATCCTGCTCGTCGCCATCGGCGGGCGCTGACCGACGCGGACGGCCCGCCGGATCCCTTTCAGCGGAGAGACGGAATGAACGCCGTGACGGCCCGGGCTCGGGCGCTGATCGAGGAGTTCAAAGGCGAGGCGTATGCATTCGGCCCCGGGGCCGTGGCCTCCGCCGGCCGGCTGGCCGCCCGCCTCGGGCGTCGCTTCCTGCTCGTTGTGGGGCGATCGGGTGGGGCCAACGGGATGCGGGACGGCCTCCGGGACGCCTTTCGGGCGGCCGGTCTGGCCATCGTCGACGAATGCCCCGGCGCCGCGCCGAACTCGCCCCTGGAGGACGTGGAGCGCGTCCGCGACCGGATCCTGGCCGTCCGCCCGGACGCCGTCGTGGGGCTCGGCGGCGGCAGCCTCATCGACGCGCTCAAGGCCTCGGTGGCGCTGGCCTGCCTCGGCGGTCGTTGCGACGACTACTACGGCGTCGGGCGGGTCTCGGCGCGCATGCGGGCGGAGGGCAAGGCGCTGATGCCGCACCTTGCCGTGATGACGGCTGCCGCTTCCGCCGCACACCTGACGAAGTATGCCAACGTGACCGACATGGCCACGTTCCAGAAGCGCCTGCTCATCGATGAGGCGCTCGTGCCGTGCGCCGCCATCTTCGACTACCGGGCCACCGCCACCATGTCGCCCGGGTTCACGCGCATCGGGGCGTTCGACGGCATCTGCCACCTGCTGGAGGTCTACTTCGGCATGGACCCGGGGCACGCGCTCTTCCCGCGCGTGACCGAGGTGGCGCTGACGGGCCTGGAACTGATCGTCTCGGCGCTGCCGCGGGTGCTGGACGACCCCGGATCGCAGCCGATGCGCGAGGCCATGGGGCTGGGGACCGACCTGGGCGGCTACGCCATCATGATGGGTAGCACGAACGGGCCGCACCTGAACAGCTTCTCCTTGGTGGACCTGATGGACCACGGCGCGGCGACTGCGCTCCTGGTGCCGTACTACACGTGTTTCTTCGCCCCGGCCATCGAGGAGAAGCTGCGCAACGTGGGCCGCGTCTACCGGGCCCACGGCCTCCTGGAGGACGGGGCGGACCTGGATGCCCTTGCCGGCATGGACCTCGGCATGGCCGTCTCCGGCGCCATGCTGACGATGGCCCGCCAGGCCGGCCTGCCCACGGCGCTGAACGAGGTGGACGGCTTCGGCCCGCAGCACGTCGAGCGGATGCTCTCGGCGGCCAGGGAGCCGGGGCTCGCCTCGAAGCTGGCGGCCATGCCCATCCCGATGACGGCCGGGGACGTGGAACGCTACATGCGCCCGCTCCTGGAGGCCGCCGCCCTCGGCGACCGGTCGCTCATCGTGCCGCCTCGGACGTGACCTCCGCATCGATCGGCGCGGTCATCGACCGAAGGGCGACTTTTGGCCCCCGGGGGCATCTGATATACTGATGGTGCGTTCCGGATGGCGGCGTGTCGCCGGGGCGCGGAATCGTGCCGAACGGGATGCCAAGGGCCGGGAGAGGAATCCGTGGCTGCTCGACAGCAGAAGGTCCGGTTGCACATCCTGATTGCGCTCACGCTCGTCGTCATGCTCTTCGGCCTGAGGCATGTCCGGCGCACCTTCCAGGCGGAGAAGGTCCGCACGGCGTCCGTTCGGACCGAGCGCGAGCTGCGGCAGTACGTGCGGCCCGACCAGGCCGGGCTGCAGGACATGGCCCTGGCCGCGCACGGCGCGCTGGCACGCGATGCCGCCGCGCTGTTGATGCAGGCGCGCTACCTGGTCGGGCAGGACCTGCAGGGCGCCTCGGCCGCTTCCGCGCGTGCGATCGCGCGGGAACTGGACGATATCCATGCCAACGTCGCACTCCTGCGTGCGGGGAAGCGCCCCGTCTTCCCGCGCGGCAAGCCCTTCCTGCGCGCCTATCACTCCCGGCTCGACGACACCTTCCAGCCCTACGGGGTGTGCGTGCCCGAGGGTTACGACGAGAGCTATCCGCTGCCCGTCATCATCACGCTGCACGGCCTGCAGGGGTTCGGCGGCCGCCAGTGTGCCGACGCGCCGTGCTACCCGGGCGCCCTCTCGGTGAAGCCGCAGGGGCGCGGCGCGACCGACTACATGTACGTCGGCGAGGATGACATCCTGGCCGTTCTGGACGAGGTCCGGGCGCTCTACTCGATCGACAGCGACCGGGTCTACCTGGTCGGCCACTCGATGGGCGCCACCGGGAGCTGGCACCTGGCGGTTCACTACCCGCACCTGTTCGCGGGCAT
The DNA window shown above is from Candidatus Brocadiaceae bacterium and carries:
- the sppA gene encoding signal peptide peptidase SppA yields the protein MTRAGRLCVGAAVLMLGACGCLNLGPLLTGRMETVVVRRSPRWMDCNRVALIDLDGFLGDRSGRALPMTTVADVREKLDSAARDARVRAIVVRVDSPGGGAAASDMMYRQIQQFRSETGRPVVAALMTTAASGGYYVALPADRIVAAPTTVTGSVGAVMTVVNVEGLLGKIGVRSDSIKSGEVKDIGSATRTMTPQERALLEGVIRSYSQRFLDLVRQHRPQMTEEAIRTISDGRILTAEQALELGMVDRIGYLDEAIEEACRLAGIETAEVVLYRPFPHYNENIYARAPSGGAGAPLSAMDLLSCPVGPLYLWAPGL
- a CDS encoding zinc ribbon domain-containing protein — encoded protein: MPLVEYRCEDCGHVTEILVRVSEDQAPPCPECGSARTRRLISSFAARVAPGKPVGRCETCPHDSCPMR
- a CDS encoding GNAT family N-acetyltransferase → MAGESIRPCAKQDAPAVVTMWNDALMREAAGHEWYLAAHRLTVPALEQVAAHPNYRADGGLVCEVDGEVVAYGRAAVRHVPAFEGQDLSALPAYLEGFVVDERWRGRGIGGRILTQLEAFARSSGRDAVQMNCFWSPIRPMSLLPGSTGYGFLLRRGYEALPPEMQLRLTFEGAGFDHKARQGRQRLREQGLDLRYYEDADRASFEELLRGHFLAWWHDLYGPNLDRPTPHGVLVALDGRRVVGFIGFVHVKDDGTADFTPGVHPDYRRRGIATALLDMWAAEVQRLGAVRSEIATNVENAARHIYFEMGYEKIGEFSSRLTRKLD
- a CDS encoding flavodoxin family protein gives rise to the protein MRILAVNGSPRKAESHTEILLRPMLDAARAGGAKVEYVYLDDLDVRPCTGCFSCWTRTPGRCILRDGGAAMLERLAAADVFVLGFPLHILGVPARVQAFLERLLPTAQPWLGRNGDAEGRHPLQAGAGTVRWLVLSNCGFADESSFDALRFKFRRLGVEPVCLAAGGFLDTLSGTPMLAEPWEALRGSLGQAGRELAQSGRISQETRALLERPIIEWAGLTAQQFEEAVGEYFRNDPDASPDGPG
- a CDS encoding serine/threonine protein kinase, with the protein product MTDAMPEKFGKCKIVKELGHGATAYVYLARHEVLDMPVAVKVLRRGLSERKPHYAERFLREAKMAAWLDHPNIVRVIDCGVEHGHHYMVMDYVDGPNCLRLLGDRPSGMEWREAVEVALQVADALAYAVSRDVIHRDVKPSNIMIDSTGRARVTDLGLAKLTIKGMAALTQELHTVGTPNYMSPEQIKSSSDLDLRADIYSLGASLYHMVCGSPPFNGKTAMEVVAMHVGAPLEPPFRRRPGLPRSLSSVICKMMAKAPGDRYQDYASLTGDLRNLLAGKETSAADFHETALPVRDDELRDILDQLQFSAGLDIETEEQAPHEDGAEVGQERDALGSSDISPFGPEDYSAYVPPPEESSASTLLQQARDRRRELIIGLIIAGAFVVIVAIILLVAIGGR
- a CDS encoding iron-containing alcohol dehydrogenase yields the protein MNAVTARARALIEEFKGEAYAFGPGAVASAGRLAARLGRRFLLVVGRSGGANGMRDGLRDAFRAAGLAIVDECPGAAPNSPLEDVERVRDRILAVRPDAVVGLGGGSLIDALKASVALACLGGRCDDYYGVGRVSARMRAEGKALMPHLAVMTAAASAAHLTKYANVTDMATFQKRLLIDEALVPCAAIFDYRATATMSPGFTRIGAFDGICHLLEVYFGMDPGHALFPRVTEVALTGLELIVSALPRVLDDPGSQPMREAMGLGTDLGGYAIMMGSTNGPHLNSFSLVDLMDHGAATALLVPYYTCFFAPAIEEKLRNVGRVYRAHGLLEDGADLDALAGMDLGMAVSGAMLTMARQAGLPTALNEVDGFGPQHVERMLSAAREPGLASKLAAMPIPMTAGDVERYMRPLLEAAALGDRSLIVPPRT